One genomic window of Gossypium hirsutum isolate 1008001.06 chromosome D11, Gossypium_hirsutum_v2.1, whole genome shotgun sequence includes the following:
- the LOC107912660 gene encoding zinc transporter 5: MINFKQPQVLTFFYCFLILIPSLVQGECTCEPEEEDRNKSLALKYKIAAIASILVAGAIGVCFPLLGKVIEALRPDKNLFFLIKAFAAGVILSTGFIHVLPDATESLTSPCLNEKPWGEFPFAGLLAMTAAIGTLMVDVFATSHYTKSHLHKTQQSHEGDEEKTEQTENHLHVHTHATHGHSHGSVSMLEPADSAQLLRHRVVSQVLELGIVVHSVIIGISLGASESPKTIKPLVAALTFHQFFEGMGLGGCISQAKFKGRSVAIMSLFFSLTTPVGIAIGIAITNAYDENSPTALIVEGLLNAASSGILIYMALVDLLAADFMNPKLQNNGILQVGASVSLLLGAGLMSLLAIWA, encoded by the exons ATGATCAACTTCAAACAACCTCAGGTTTTGACCTTTTTTTACTGCTTTTTAATCCTGATTCCTTCCCTAGTACAGGGGGAATGTACCTGTGAACCAGAAGAAGAAGATCGCAATAAGTCTCTCGCGCTTAAATATAAGATAGCTGCTATAGCCTCCATCCTCGTTGCGGGAGCCATCGGTGTTTGCTTCCCTCTGCTCGGGAAAGTCATCGAGGCTTTACGTCCCGATAAAAATCTTTTTTTCTTAATCAAAGCTTTCGCCGCCGGTGTGATCTTGTCCACCGGCTTCATCCATGTTCTTCCGGATGCCACTGAAAGCTTAACATCTCCTTGCCTCAATGAGAAACCTTGGGGAGAGTTTCCGTTCGCCGGACTGTTGGCTATGACGGCGGCCATTGGCACATTGATGGTTGATGTGTTTGCTACATCTCATTACACCAAATCTCACCTTCACAAAACCCAACAGTCCCACGAGGGTGATGAAGAGAAAACAGAGCAAACCGAAAATCATCTGCATGTTCATACTCATGCCACCCATGGCCATTCTCATGGTTCTGTTTCTATGCTTGAGCCTGCAGATTCAGCTCAGCTCCTTCGGCATCGAGTAGTATCTCAG GTATTGGAATTGGGCATAGTGGTGCACTCTGTGATCATAGGGATATCATTGGGTGCTTCAGAAAGTCCAAAGACCATAAAACCTTTGGTGGCAGCACTCACCTTTCATCAGTTCTTCGAAGGCATGGGACTTGGTGGATGCATTTCTCAG GCTAAATTCAAGGGTCGATCGGTTGCAATCATGTCACTGTTTTTCTCGCTGACAACACCAGTAGGAATCGCTATAGGAATAGCAATAACAAATGCATACGATGAGAACAGCCCAACGGCACTGATTGTGGAAGGATTATTGAACGCGGCATCATCTGGGATCTTAATATACATGGCGTTGGTGGATCTTCTAGCCGCTGATTTCATGAACCCGAAGTTACAAAACAATGGAATACTTCAAGTCGGAGCCAGTGTTTCTCTTCTCCTCGGGGCTGGTCTTATGTCTCTCTTGGCTATTTGGGCTTAA